One Bacillus sp. FJAT-52991 genomic region harbors:
- the kdpA gene encoding potassium-transporting ATPase subunit KdpA — translation MDVLQISVVLVLLLLLVKPLGTYIYHVFSGQPNASDKLFQPFENIIFKISGLKERPNMSAKKYTLSLILTNIIFVAVGYTILRLQKYLPFNPNGIDNIEPTLSFNTIISFMTNTNLQHYSGETGLSYFSQMAVITMMMFTSAVTGIVVAIAFIRGITSKGNTLGNFFEDFVKGHTRLLIPMAIIVTLALVGLKVPQTLDPSIELTTLSGDKQEIAVGPVASLVSIKHLGTNGGGFFGVNSSHPFENPSPLTNVLEMLSMWCIPAALTYTYGRFAKNQKQGWVIFSSMALIFLAFLSLIYFSESQGNPALVNMGLDGSQGSMEGKEMRFGIAQSALFSTVTTAATTGTVNNMHDTLTPLGSITPLALMMLNSIFGGDGVGLVNMLMYAIITVFICGLMVGRTPEFLGRKIEPKEMKLIAIALLAHPLIILGPTAIAFLTDLGKEAISNPGFHGISQVLYEYTSSAANNGSGFEGLGDATPFWNISTGLVMLLGRYLSIVALLAVAGSLSQKQPIPETIGTFKTDQPLFSGLLIGTVLIVGALTFLPVLALGPIAEYLTIR, via the coding sequence ATGGATGTATTGCAAATAAGCGTCGTGTTGGTCTTGCTTTTACTGCTTGTGAAACCGCTAGGAACGTATATCTATCATGTGTTCTCTGGCCAACCAAATGCTTCAGATAAACTGTTTCAACCATTTGAAAACATCATTTTTAAAATCAGTGGATTAAAAGAGAGACCGAATATGTCAGCAAAAAAGTATACCCTCTCGCTTATCCTAACAAACATCATTTTCGTTGCTGTTGGCTATACAATTTTGCGACTGCAAAAATACTTACCTTTTAATCCAAATGGCATTGACAATATAGAACCGACTTTGTCATTTAATACGATTATCAGCTTCATGACAAACACCAACTTGCAACATTATAGCGGAGAAACCGGATTATCCTATTTTTCACAAATGGCTGTTATTACGATGATGATGTTCACCTCAGCCGTCACAGGTATTGTCGTTGCCATCGCATTCATTCGTGGAATCACGTCAAAAGGAAATACACTCGGGAACTTTTTTGAGGATTTTGTGAAAGGTCACACAAGACTATTAATCCCGATGGCGATCATCGTCACTCTCGCTCTCGTCGGCTTAAAGGTACCGCAAACGCTAGATCCGTCCATCGAATTAACGACTCTTTCTGGTGACAAACAAGAAATCGCCGTTGGACCAGTCGCATCTCTCGTGTCCATTAAGCATTTAGGAACAAATGGCGGAGGATTTTTCGGTGTCAACTCCTCTCACCCATTTGAAAACCCTAGCCCGTTGACCAATGTACTTGAAATGTTATCGATGTGGTGTATTCCAGCGGCATTAACATACACTTACGGACGATTTGCCAAAAATCAAAAACAAGGCTGGGTGATCTTTTCATCGATGGCATTGATTTTCTTAGCCTTTCTTTCACTTATTTATTTCTCGGAAAGCCAAGGAAATCCAGCTCTTGTCAACATGGGATTGGATGGTTCTCAAGGTAGTATGGAAGGCAAGGAAATGAGATTCGGTATTGCCCAATCGGCCCTATTTAGCACCGTAACAACCGCAGCCACAACAGGAACAGTGAATAATATGCATGATACATTAACGCCGCTTGGTAGCATTACCCCACTTGCGTTAATGATGCTGAATTCGATTTTTGGTGGCGATGGCGTTGGTTTAGTGAACATGCTCATGTATGCCATCATCACTGTGTTCATTTGTGGATTGATGGTTGGCCGCACACCAGAATTTTTAGGGCGGAAAATTGAGCCTAAGGAAATGAAGCTGATCGCGATCGCTTTACTGGCTCATCCGCTTATCATCCTTGGTCCAACAGCCATTGCTTTCTTAACCGATTTAGGAAAAGAAGCGATTAGCAACCCTGGCTTCCATGGGATTTCACAAGTGCTATATGAGTACACTTCATCCGCAGCAAACAATGGATCAGGCTTTGAGGGATTGGGCGATGCGACGCCGTTTTGGAATATTTCGACTGGACTCGTCATGCTGCTTGGACGATACTTATCCATCGTTGCCTTATTAGCAGTAGCCGGCTCACTTAGTCAAAAGCAACCGATCCCGGAAACGATCGGTACATTTAAAACGGACCAACCGTTATTTTCTGGCCTTCTAATCGGAACAGTGTTAATCGTAGGTGCCTTAACCTTTTTACCGGTCCTTGCCCTTGGACCAATCGCAGAATATTTAACGATTCGCTAA
- a CDS encoding potassium-transporting ATPase subunit F has product MMFAAFVTICLLFFLLYVLIHPEKF; this is encoded by the coding sequence ATGATGTTCGCTGCCTTTGTAACTATTTGTCTATTATTTTTTCTACTTTATGTGCTTATTCACCCAGAAAAGTTTTAA
- a CDS encoding PaaI family thioesterase, with protein sequence MIEQVVKSIQDEYPDDFAWCYGCGRLNEEGHHFRTGWDGEQTKTVYMPRPEHTAIPGFVYGGLVASLIDCHGTGSAALALHRKNGHEVGDGATPPRFVTASLNVNFLKPTPQDVPLVAIGSVTEIHPKKWKVETEVFADDMLCARGEVIAVVMPSTFAKKD encoded by the coding sequence GTGATTGAACAAGTTGTCAAGTCGATTCAAGATGAATATCCAGATGATTTTGCTTGGTGTTATGGTTGTGGTCGTTTAAATGAAGAGGGGCATCATTTTCGCACAGGCTGGGATGGTGAGCAAACGAAAACCGTTTATATGCCTCGTCCAGAACACACGGCGATTCCAGGTTTTGTATATGGTGGTTTAGTCGCATCATTAATCGATTGTCACGGAACGGGGTCAGCTGCCTTAGCTTTACATCGAAAAAATGGACATGAAGTTGGGGATGGAGCAACTCCCCCACGTTTTGTAACCGCTTCGCTCAATGTGAATTTCCTGAAACCAACTCCACAAGACGTACCGTTAGTGGCTATCGGGTCCGTCACAGAAATTCATCCGAAAAAGTGGAAAGTCGAAACAGAAGTCTTTGCAGATGACATGCTTTGTGCTCGTGGAGAAGTGATTGCTGTTGTCATGCCAAGCACCTTCGCTAAAAAAGACTGA
- a CDS encoding 2,3-diketo-5-methylthiopentyl-1-phosphate enolase, with protein sequence MSGVTAVYQIIANKDSLPKKAEGIALGLTVGSWTDLPLLEQEQLKKHKGHVVEIKEMGEDALGKTMAEIHIRFPRANFSTDIPAMLTTTFGKLSLDGQVKLVDLKLDDELLADFPGPRFGISGIRKQLDIYDRPLIMSIFKGVIGRDMNYLLDQLREQALGGVDLVKDDEILFDNELTPFDKRITEGKKVLDQVYEETGHRTLYAVNLTGRTFKLREKARRAKELGADILLFNVFTYGLDVLQGLREDEEIALPIMAHPAFSGAIASSERYGLSYSLLLGTLTRLAGADFSLFPSPYGSVALEREKVIKVKEALTRESSLKPAFPVPSAGIHPGLVPLLINDFGNDCVINAGGGVHGHPLGAKGGGRAFRQAVDAVQAGIPLPEATTSIELQEAIRLWGWKDGITS encoded by the coding sequence ATGAGTGGGGTAACAGCTGTTTATCAAATCATTGCTAATAAAGACAGTTTGCCGAAAAAAGCAGAAGGCATCGCTCTAGGGTTAACAGTTGGATCTTGGACGGATCTTCCGCTGCTTGAGCAGGAGCAGTTAAAAAAACATAAGGGTCATGTGGTGGAGATAAAAGAAATGGGAGAAGATGCTTTAGGGAAAACGATGGCGGAAATCCACATTCGCTTTCCACGAGCGAACTTTTCAACAGATATTCCTGCTATGTTAACGACGACATTTGGCAAATTATCGCTAGATGGCCAAGTGAAACTAGTCGATTTAAAGTTAGATGACGAGCTATTAGCTGATTTTCCTGGTCCTCGATTTGGTATTAGCGGCATCCGCAAACAACTCGACATTTATGACCGTCCGCTAATTATGAGCATTTTTAAAGGCGTGATCGGCCGCGATATGAATTATTTGCTCGATCAATTGCGGGAACAGGCTCTAGGCGGTGTGGACCTCGTTAAAGATGATGAAATTCTTTTTGATAATGAACTTACTCCATTTGATAAAAGAATCACAGAAGGAAAAAAGGTTCTCGATCAAGTGTACGAGGAAACAGGGCACCGCACATTGTACGCGGTCAATTTAACTGGACGCACGTTTAAATTAAGGGAAAAAGCAAGACGAGCAAAAGAGTTAGGTGCTGACATTCTGTTATTTAATGTCTTCACTTATGGCTTAGATGTGCTGCAAGGCTTACGTGAGGATGAGGAAATCGCTTTGCCGATTATGGCTCATCCGGCATTTAGCGGTGCGATCGCTTCTTCGGAAAGATACGGCCTCTCTTATTCTTTGTTGTTAGGCACATTGACTAGATTAGCAGGAGCGGATTTTTCTTTATTTCCATCGCCTTATGGCAGCGTGGCGTTAGAGAGGGAGAAAGTGATAAAAGTAAAAGAAGCGTTAACGAGAGAGTCTTCTTTAAAACCAGCTTTTCCAGTCCCATCAGCGGGAATTCATCCGGGCCTTGTTCCGTTATTGATCAATGATTTTGGTAACGACTGCGTTATTAATGCAGGTGGAGGTGTTCACGGACACCCATTAGGCGCGAAAGGTGGAGGTCGAGCTTTTCGGCAAGCAGTGGACGCCGTTCAAGCGGGTATTCCTTTACCAGAAGCAACAACTAGCATTGAATTACAAGAAGCGATTCGATTATGGGGATGGAAGGACGGTATCACATCTTGA
- a CDS encoding 2-hydroxy-3-keto-5-methylthiopentenyl-1-phosphate phosphatase, with protein sequence MKQPIIFCDFDGTVTKKDNIASIMERFAPPECEKLKDAILAQELSIQEGVGQMFALLPSSLQQDIVDFVLETAEIREGFSDFVQYAKKQGIPLYIVSGGIDFFVKPMLESFDSIAGVHCNQADFSGDTIQIQWPHVCDEQCPNQHCGCCKPTIIRQLVNADTHTVVIGDSVTDLQAAKIADTVIARDYLSEKCAALSIPFQSFETFYDCIEVLENLQGVGRK encoded by the coding sequence TTGAAACAACCAATTATTTTTTGCGACTTTGATGGAACGGTAACAAAAAAAGATAATATTGCGAGCATTATGGAGCGTTTTGCTCCTCCTGAATGTGAGAAATTGAAGGATGCGATTCTTGCTCAGGAGCTAAGTATTCAAGAAGGAGTGGGCCAAATGTTTGCGCTATTGCCTTCTTCTTTACAGCAAGACATCGTCGATTTTGTCTTGGAAACAGCGGAAATCAGAGAGGGCTTTTCTGACTTCGTTCAATATGCGAAAAAACAAGGGATTCCTCTTTATATCGTTAGCGGAGGCATTGATTTTTTTGTAAAGCCAATGTTGGAGTCTTTCGATTCGATTGCCGGCGTACACTGCAATCAAGCTGATTTTAGTGGAGACACGATCCAGATTCAATGGCCGCATGTTTGTGATGAACAATGTCCGAATCAACATTGTGGTTGTTGTAAGCCAACGATTATCCGCCAATTGGTGAATGCGGATACACATACAGTTGTTATTGGTGATTCAGTCACTGATTTACAAGCGGCTAAGATTGCCGATACGGTCATTGCCAGAGATTATTTATCGGAAAAATGCGCGGCCCTGTCAATTCCATTTCAATCGTTTGAAACGTTCTATGACTGCATTGAAGTGTTAGAAAACCTACAGGGAGTGGGGAGAAAATGA
- a CDS encoding methylthioribulose 1-phosphate dehydratase, whose protein sequence is MSIYVTRAYELSEIKEELAARDWFMGTSGNLAIKVQDDPIQFLVTASGKDKRKKTSEDFLLVDGEGNPVEETNLKPSAETLLHCEIYRRTNAGCSLHVHTVANNVISELYGDKRRVVFQGQELIKAFGRWEEDAKWPIPIIPNYADIPTLAAAMVPFVNEEKGAVLIRNHGITVWGKDGFEAKKVLEACEFLFQYQLALIQAKANLF, encoded by the coding sequence ATGAGTATATACGTTACTCGTGCTTACGAGCTGAGCGAGATTAAAGAGGAGCTGGCGGCTCGGGACTGGTTTATGGGAACAAGCGGAAACTTAGCGATCAAGGTTCAAGATGATCCCATTCAATTTCTTGTCACTGCTAGTGGCAAAGATAAGCGAAAAAAGACGAGTGAAGATTTTTTGCTTGTCGATGGGGAAGGGAATCCAGTGGAAGAGACGAACTTGAAGCCGTCAGCGGAAACACTTTTGCATTGTGAAATTTATCGCCGAACGAACGCGGGCTGTAGCTTGCATGTACATACGGTGGCGAATAATGTGATTTCTGAGCTGTATGGAGATAAGAGGCGAGTGGTGTTTCAAGGTCAAGAGCTGATCAAGGCATTTGGCCGATGGGAAGAGGATGCGAAATGGCCGATTCCCATCATCCCTAACTATGCGGATATTCCAACTTTAGCGGCTGCGATGGTTCCCTTTGTGAATGAAGAGAAGGGGGCCGTATTGATCCGAAACCATGGTATTACCGTCTGGGGGAAAGATGGCTTTGAAGCGAAGAAAGTGCTCGAAGCGTGTGAATTTTTATTTCAGTATCAACTGGCGCTTATTCAAGCGAAAGCAAATCTCTTTTGA
- a CDS encoding 1,2-dihydroxy-3-keto-5-methylthiopentene dioxygenase, with the protein MTTIKIQETNEMIDNQEEVVSFLQQQDVIYEQWDIEKLPAELQGKYVLSEEEKQAILQAFEAEIQDISARRGYQAWDVISLAEHTPNLEELLKKFQHEHHHTDDEVRFIASGHGVFVIQAKNGQFFEVHLNPGDLISVPEGVRHYFTLAEDRQVVAVRIFVTEEGWVPVY; encoded by the coding sequence ATGACAACGATTAAAATTCAAGAAACAAATGAAATGATCGACAATCAAGAGGAAGTGGTTTCATTTTTACAGCAACAGGATGTGATTTATGAGCAATGGGATATCGAGAAATTACCAGCTGAGTTACAAGGGAAATATGTGTTGAGTGAAGAAGAAAAGCAAGCGATATTACAAGCGTTTGAAGCAGAAATTCAGGATATTTCAGCAAGAAGAGGCTACCAAGCTTGGGATGTGATCTCACTAGCCGAACATACACCAAATCTGGAAGAACTATTGAAAAAGTTTCAGCACGAGCATCATCATACGGACGATGAAGTGCGCTTTATTGCTAGCGGTCATGGAGTATTTGTCATTCAAGCGAAAAACGGCCAATTTTTCGAAGTCCACCTCAACCCAGGTGACCTGATCTCCGTTCCAGAAGGTGTCCGTCATTACTTCACACTCGCTGAAGACCGCCAAGTAGTCGCCGTTCGCATCTTCGTCACCGAAGAAGGCTGGGTCCCGGTATACTAG
- a CDS encoding sugar ABC transporter substrate-binding protein, with translation MKKWIKKLAVSSLALTLLLTGCSTGEEAASSEKKNTKIENVPERFANGEEVKIKVIRKIGGDDHTAQFLAGAKQEGEALGFTVDVFTANGDTAKFHDAIAQATNQDYDGVILSHGDDAATVDAVKKLTEKGKSVVTFDSIEDVKKIEGVTLTSQDDKALATLSLDQLVKDFNGKAKIAYLWVDGFPPMVRRNAVYEQTLKENPGIKEVDRFGVAAADTSVQTQNAVQAMLKKYPKGELDAIYATWDAFAIGAARALKEAGREEVKIYGIDVSNADLQIMQEKGSPWTYTAAVDPALVGKINMRILAKKLAGEETPQQYALDASLISQKDLSSSKAPINMENLSTVVSGWGESNEFEEEWMNTLKEHYKK, from the coding sequence GTGAAAAAGTGGATAAAAAAGTTGGCTGTTTCGAGTTTAGCGTTAACGTTATTGTTAACAGGTTGCTCAACGGGAGAGGAAGCAGCTTCATCAGAAAAGAAAAATACGAAAATTGAAAATGTACCGGAGCGTTTTGCTAATGGGGAAGAAGTGAAAATTAAGGTCATTCGCAAAATTGGCGGTGATGACCATACAGCTCAATTTTTAGCCGGTGCGAAACAAGAAGGAGAAGCGCTCGGATTTACAGTGGATGTATTTACCGCCAATGGCGATACGGCAAAATTTCATGATGCGATCGCTCAAGCAACAAACCAAGATTATGATGGAGTAATTCTCTCTCACGGGGATGATGCAGCTACCGTTGATGCGGTGAAGAAATTGACAGAGAAGGGGAAGAGTGTCGTCACCTTTGACTCAATTGAAGATGTGAAAAAGATCGAAGGTGTAACGCTAACTTCTCAAGATGACAAAGCGTTAGCGACGTTAAGTTTGGATCAGCTTGTAAAAGATTTTAATGGAAAAGCGAAGATTGCTTATCTTTGGGTTGATGGTTTCCCGCCAATGGTGCGTCGCAATGCTGTTTATGAGCAAACGTTAAAAGAAAACCCAGGCATTAAAGAGGTGGATCGCTTCGGTGTCGCAGCGGCTGATACATCCGTGCAAACGCAAAATGCGGTGCAAGCGATGCTGAAGAAATATCCAAAGGGGGAGCTTGATGCAATTTACGCCACATGGGATGCCTTTGCGATTGGAGCTGCTCGTGCACTGAAAGAAGCAGGTCGCGAGGAAGTGAAGATTTACGGAATTGATGTATCTAATGCTGATTTACAAATTATGCAGGAAAAAGGAAGTCCGTGGACCTATACAGCGGCCGTTGATCCGGCGTTAGTCGGCAAAATCAATATGAGAATTTTAGCGAAGAAGCTCGCTGGGGAAGAAACACCGCAACAATATGCGCTTGATGCGAGCTTAATCTCACAAAAAGATCTTTCTTCATCTAAAGCACCAATTAATATGGAAAATTTATCGACTGTCGTTTCCGGCTGGGGAGAATCCAATGAGTTTGAAGAAGAGTGGATGAACACCTTGAAGGAACATTATAAAAAATGA
- a CDS encoding sugar ABC transporter ATP-binding protein produces the protein MIELKDISIEFPGVAALKKVNVRIENGKAHALIGANGAGKSTLMKVLSGAYDHYRGEILIDGRLVKIRSPKEAKQLGIQMVYQEVDTALVSNLTVAENIMQGQIEQKLFINWKVIHKQAADLLASLHVHIPTDKRIDQLTLAEKQMVLITKAISDDCRCLILDEPTAPLSHAETEELFQLIRLLKRQGVAIIFISHRLPELFDICEEITVMRNGEWVMTKKVEDTSTNEVIEQMLGRKLTEQYPKTRTEMGEPILQVSGLSDGRVVKNLSMHVNKGEIVGIAGLVGAGKTEICQALFGASSQTNGDIKVHGKTMKFASPADAVRHGLVLVPEERRKEGIVTDESVATNLSVANINRFSRFFSLIDRKAEKRAAEQMIQQLNIVTPSTETKVENLSGGNQQKVVIGKWLMGEAEIYMFDEPTKGVDVGAKKEIFDLIARLAGQGKGIIYASSELDDILGMTDRVYVVYDGEVVKELNTAATDEAEILFYSTGGK, from the coding sequence ATGATTGAGTTAAAAGATATTTCGATTGAGTTTCCTGGCGTGGCAGCTTTGAAGAAGGTCAATGTTCGCATAGAAAATGGTAAAGCCCATGCGTTAATCGGAGCCAATGGCGCGGGGAAATCGACACTTATGAAAGTGCTCTCGGGTGCTTATGATCATTATCGTGGCGAGATATTGATAGATGGTAGGCTGGTTAAGATTCGCTCACCGAAAGAGGCAAAGCAACTCGGGATTCAAATGGTCTATCAAGAAGTAGATACGGCTCTCGTTTCTAACTTGACGGTTGCTGAAAATATTATGCAAGGGCAGATCGAACAAAAGCTGTTTATCAATTGGAAGGTGATTCACAAACAAGCAGCTGATTTGTTAGCAAGCTTGCATGTTCACATTCCGACGGACAAACGCATCGACCAATTGACGCTAGCTGAAAAGCAGATGGTACTCATTACTAAAGCCATCTCTGACGATTGTCGCTGTTTAATTTTAGACGAACCAACAGCCCCTTTAAGTCATGCGGAAACGGAAGAATTATTCCAGCTTATTCGTTTGTTAAAACGGCAAGGAGTGGCGATCATTTTCATCTCACATCGCTTGCCAGAACTGTTTGACATATGCGAGGAAATCACGGTGATGAGAAATGGCGAGTGGGTTATGACAAAAAAGGTGGAAGACACGTCGACAAATGAAGTCATTGAACAAATGCTCGGAAGAAAATTGACGGAACAATACCCGAAGACTCGTACGGAAATGGGCGAACCGATTCTACAGGTGAGTGGATTATCGGACGGACGTGTCGTTAAAAATCTGAGTATGCATGTAAATAAAGGTGAAATTGTCGGAATAGCAGGTTTAGTTGGCGCAGGAAAAACAGAAATTTGTCAGGCGTTGTTTGGCGCTTCCTCTCAAACAAATGGAGACATCAAGGTGCATGGGAAAACGATGAAATTTGCTTCTCCAGCAGATGCGGTTCGCCATGGGCTTGTGCTCGTACCGGAAGAGCGAAGAAAAGAGGGAATCGTCACTGATGAATCGGTCGCAACGAATCTTAGTGTCGCCAATATAAATCGATTTTCCCGTTTTTTTAGTTTGATTGATCGCAAGGCGGAAAAACGAGCCGCTGAACAGATGATCCAACAGTTAAACATCGTGACGCCATCTACTGAAACGAAAGTTGAGAATTTATCGGGCGGCAACCAGCAAAAAGTGGTGATTGGCAAGTGGTTGATGGGAGAGGCTGAGATTTATATGTTTGATGAACCGACAAAGGGAGTTGATGTCGGAGCGAAAAAAGAGATTTTTGATTTGATCGCTCGGCTCGCTGGTCAAGGAAAAGGAATTATTTATGCCTCCAGTGAGCTAGACGATATTCTCGGCATGACGGATCGCGTGTATGTCGTTTATGACGGGGAAGTAGTGAAAGAGTTAAATACTGCTGCGACGGATGAGGCAGAAATTTTATTTTATTCAACAGGAGGAAAATAG
- a CDS encoding ABC transporter permease encodes MDTEQPILVKNQPIKPLFQLFDWLYKYGTLVTIGLLITIFTWANPAFIEGENLINILRSISIVTIIAIGVTISLAINGFDLSVGSTASLANAVAISMFVWYSQNLVVAIFAVLAAALVIGALNSLFIIKFKIPDMLATLAMMFIIQGVALTYTKGATVTQNMVMPDGTFATGTISPIFEKMGQVPWIIIVMFVVVLLVHVFLTYTKHGRFMYMIGGNQEAARLSGIAVNKYKTMAYLLSAICAAIGGMVLSARVMTAEINAGAPYLMDAVAATFIGFAVFGAGKPNAIGTFIGAVLIGVLQNGLVMVSVPYYAMDIVKGAVLAFALGLTYYKKR; translated from the coding sequence ATGGATACAGAACAACCCATCTTAGTAAAAAATCAGCCGATTAAACCATTATTTCAGCTGTTTGACTGGCTATATAAATATGGAACACTCGTGACGATCGGGCTTCTGATCACAATTTTCACATGGGCCAATCCCGCATTTATCGAAGGGGAGAATCTCATCAATATTTTGCGCTCGATCTCGATTGTCACGATCATTGCCATCGGCGTGACGATTTCTTTAGCAATTAATGGCTTTGATCTATCTGTAGGTTCAACGGCTTCATTAGCCAATGCGGTGGCCATTTCGATGTTTGTCTGGTATTCGCAAAATTTGGTTGTAGCGATCTTCGCTGTTCTTGCTGCTGCATTAGTGATTGGCGCACTTAATTCCTTATTTATTATTAAATTTAAAATTCCAGATATGCTAGCGACGTTAGCGATGATGTTTATTATTCAAGGAGTGGCTTTGACGTATACGAAAGGAGCAACCGTTACACAAAATATGGTGATGCCCGATGGAACGTTTGCGACGGGAACGATTAGTCCGATCTTTGAAAAAATGGGGCAAGTCCCTTGGATTATTATTGTGATGTTTGTGGTTGTCCTTCTTGTTCATGTGTTTTTAACGTATACGAAGCACGGACGCTTTATGTATATGATTGGCGGCAATCAGGAAGCGGCACGACTTTCCGGGATCGCCGTGAATAAATATAAAACGATGGCTTATTTGTTGTCCGCGATTTGTGCAGCAATTGGTGGAATGGTGTTATCGGCACGAGTGATGACGGCGGAAATCAATGCGGGAGCTCCTTATTTAATGGATGCAGTGGCCGCTACTTTTATCGGTTTTGCCGTATTTGGGGCAGGGAAGCCGAACGCGATTGGCACATTTATTGGTGCTGTGCTTATTGGGGTTTTGCAAAATGGCTTGGTGATGGTCTCTGTTCCTTATTATGCGATGGATATTGTAAAAGGAGCGGTTTTAGCGTTTGCATTAGGGCTGACTTATTATAAAAAGCGATAA
- the mtnK gene encoding S-methyl-5-thioribose kinase, whose amino-acid sequence MKDFTSAYFTMNEEEAVQYAQSKLNIFPKDAELTCQEIGDGNLNYVFRVAEQKSGQSIIIKQAGPVARISDAFKLSPDRNRIESEILALQGELASGFVPKVYSYDPIMNCCVMDDLSDHEILRSALLKRRKFPLFADHITTFLVRTLLLTSDVVMEHKKKKALVQQFTNPELCEITEDLVYTEPFYDCEQNDVFEGTKEFVQEEIWNDRRLRLETAKLKFDFMTKSQSLLHGDLHTGSIFVKEDSTKIIDPEFAFYGPAGYDVGNVVANLIFAYVHSEYTIEESGMREDYLRYLEETISKMIQLFSEKFLQLWDEKVTEQTAILPGFKESYLDSILEDTAAVVGLELCRRVIGIAHVKDLTSITNAEHRITAEKICLTAGKTFILERSTIRTGDDFVQILRHSVKGVEGHGSDSIRAAR is encoded by the coding sequence TTGAAAGATTTTACGTCGGCTTATTTTACAATGAACGAAGAAGAGGCGGTGCAATATGCGCAAAGTAAGCTGAACATTTTTCCTAAGGATGCGGAATTAACATGTCAGGAAATTGGGGATGGCAATTTAAACTACGTGTTTCGAGTAGCCGAACAAAAAAGTGGTCAGTCGATCATTATTAAGCAAGCGGGACCGGTGGCACGGATTTCGGATGCCTTTAAGCTTTCTCCAGATCGCAATCGCATTGAAAGCGAGATTTTAGCATTACAGGGGGAATTAGCCTCAGGCTTTGTGCCAAAGGTGTATTCATATGATCCGATTATGAATTGCTGTGTTATGGATGATTTATCTGATCATGAAATTTTGCGTTCAGCTTTGTTAAAAAGGCGGAAGTTTCCTTTGTTTGCTGATCATATAACGACATTTCTAGTACGGACATTGCTTTTAACATCAGATGTAGTGATGGAGCATAAGAAGAAAAAAGCACTTGTCCAGCAATTTACGAATCCGGAGCTATGTGAAATAACGGAAGATTTAGTCTATACAGAGCCGTTTTATGATTGCGAGCAAAATGATGTGTTTGAAGGGACGAAGGAATTTGTTCAGGAAGAGATTTGGAATGATAGAAGATTAAGATTAGAAACAGCGAAGCTAAAATTTGATTTTATGACGAAATCCCAATCGTTGCTTCATGGGGATTTGCATACAGGCTCGATATTTGTCAAAGAGGATTCAACAAAAATTATTGATCCGGAGTTTGCTTTCTACGGGCCAGCTGGCTATGATGTCGGCAATGTCGTAGCGAATCTGATTTTTGCGTATGTCCATTCGGAGTATACAATAGAAGAAAGTGGGATGCGAGAAGATTATTTACGATATTTAGAAGAGACGATCAGTAAAATGATTCAGCTTTTTTCCGAGAAATTTCTTCAGCTTTGGGATGAAAAAGTAACCGAACAAACGGCGATTCTTCCTGGATTTAAAGAATCGTATCTTGATTCTATTCTTGAAGACACGGCTGCTGTCGTAGGGCTTGAGCTTTGCCGGCGAGTGATTGGCATTGCTCATGTGAAGGATTTGACTTCGATTACGAATGCCGAGCATCGCATAACAGCAGAAAAAATCTGTTTAACAGCCGGGAAAACGTTTATTTTAGAACGTTCAACGATTCGAACAGGAGATGATTTTGTTCAAATACTGCGGCATAGCGTGAAAGGGGTAGAGGGTCATGGAAGCGATTCAATCCGTGCGGCTCGATGA